One genomic window of Hymenobacter sp. J193 includes the following:
- a CDS encoding McrC family protein, producing the protein MSQPGPFCLTSYEHETLPFSRYPELLPSHLDALERLQLQQKANWFTRLHGSLHLNQFVGVIQVPGLLLEILPKTDDTRRTNSPEFDTHWRQVLLQMLAYVHDLSVAVPDAAQLAHSPHAMLDLFVAALIEQADSLLRQGLVKHYHTTDGNRSALKGRLLFQQHITHNLTHGERFFTRHQTYDYAHPLNSLIRMALELATEQVHSPALAARTRALLLHWPELSPVPVPADSPPLNRKTERYHKALELALLLLRGHSPTLRSGRTEAVALLFDMNTLFERYVARHLQRAAAKRQGHVQLQNTRVFWPGISIRPDLVLTLITGVKPAEISHTFILDTKWKLPMNYRPSSDDMQQIFAYCHLWKASHGVLLYPRAGKPPSEIRHRYSVSHWAPDVPIEGHAYFARVLGNGAVLNDNLGKEIIEYLEKSLV; encoded by the coding sequence ATGAGCCAGCCGGGGCCTTTCTGCCTCACGTCCTACGAGCACGAAACCCTGCCGTTCTCCCGCTACCCTGAGCTGCTGCCGTCCCATCTGGATGCCCTCGAGCGCCTGCAGCTTCAGCAAAAGGCCAATTGGTTTACGCGCTTGCACGGGAGCCTCCACCTGAACCAGTTCGTTGGGGTCATTCAGGTGCCCGGTCTGCTGCTCGAAATCCTGCCCAAAACCGACGATACCCGCCGCACCAACTCTCCGGAGTTTGATACTCACTGGCGTCAGGTGCTGCTGCAGATGCTGGCCTACGTGCACGACCTCTCCGTCGCCGTGCCCGACGCGGCCCAGCTGGCCCACTCGCCCCACGCCATGCTCGACCTGTTCGTGGCCGCGCTCATTGAACAGGCCGACAGCCTGCTGCGCCAGGGCCTGGTTAAGCACTATCACACCACCGACGGCAACCGCTCGGCCCTCAAAGGACGGCTGCTCTTTCAGCAGCACATCACCCATAACCTCACTCACGGGGAGCGGTTCTTCACCCGTCACCAGACCTACGATTACGCCCATCCGCTCAATTCTCTGATCCGAATGGCGCTGGAGCTGGCCACTGAGCAGGTCCACAGCCCCGCCTTGGCGGCCCGTACCCGGGCACTGCTGCTGCATTGGCCCGAACTGTCCCCGGTACCTGTCCCGGCTGATTCACCTCCCCTCAACCGCAAAACCGAGCGTTACCACAAAGCGCTTGAGCTAGCCCTGCTGTTGCTGCGCGGCCATAGCCCCACTCTCCGAAGTGGTCGTACTGAGGCCGTAGCCCTGCTCTTTGATATGAATACGCTCTTCGAGCGCTACGTAGCCCGCCATCTGCAGCGGGCTGCCGCGAAGCGCCAGGGCCACGTCCAGCTACAAAACACCAGGGTTTTTTGGCCAGGTATCAGTATCCGCCCCGACCTAGTGCTTACGCTGATTACCGGGGTTAAACCCGCAGAAATAAGCCATACGTTCATCCTCGACACCAAGTGGAAGCTGCCCATGAACTACCGGCCTTCTTCGGATGACATGCAGCAGATCTTTGCGTACTGCCACCTGTGGAAGGCCAGTCATGGTGTGTTGCTGTATCCCCGTGCTGGCAAGCCCCCATCCGAAATCCGTCATCGATATTCTGTTAGTCATTGGGCGCCTGATGTGCCCATCGAAGGCCACGCCTACTTTGCTCGTGTCCTAGGAAACGGCGCCGTCCTCAATGATAACCTGGGAAAGGAGATTATTGAGTACTTGGAAAAGAGCTTAGTATAG
- a CDS encoding McrB family protein, whose product MHPLNQILYGPPGTGKTYSTAEWALAILQNRPVKDIRQEYKHRHNLVREELNKYREREQVQFVTFHQSFSYEDFVEGIKPKLTGDKLAYRVEPGVFQHLSQAAKRAWQYPGEAATAAAPVADFDTVYAAYIEHLQEQLKSPGSSIPIQTMTGAKALITAIKNGDTIVMQHDPSQYTFSIAKKWTAQVAGLYERAEDVVPMNQKMLEIGGPNASLQWALFRHFKSFEQKLFPAEQNPDAAALAPIPAADGLARFVLIIDEVNRGNVASIFGELITLLEDDKRAGQSDEQSVQLPYSKAPFTVPPNLHLLGTMNTADRSVEALDTALRRRFAFTEMPPLPQLLSPAQMVARLWWRYENVSWSDKSYRAAELPLYELLGCPLATEVEQAPLWKAVQKGQEPALVLQTVNFTGVNLQLLLQVINKRLEYLLGRDYRLGHAWLMNVGSLEQLRLAFRNKIIPQLQEYFYGNWGRIGQILGPDFVIKTADADSPLLEFGDEPDGEGRSLYEISQADWTVQNFRNIYTQKP is encoded by the coding sequence ATGCATCCCCTCAACCAGATTCTCTATGGACCTCCCGGCACCGGCAAAACCTACTCCACTGCCGAGTGGGCCCTTGCAATCTTGCAAAACCGCCCCGTAAAGGATATACGGCAAGAATACAAGCATCGTCATAACTTGGTGCGAGAGGAGCTAAACAAGTATCGGGAGCGGGAGCAGGTACAGTTTGTCACCTTCCACCAGTCCTTCAGCTACGAGGACTTTGTCGAGGGCATCAAACCCAAGCTCACCGGGGATAAGCTCGCCTACCGCGTCGAGCCCGGCGTATTCCAGCACTTGAGTCAGGCCGCCAAGCGTGCCTGGCAATACCCTGGCGAGGCTGCCACGGCCGCCGCGCCCGTCGCCGACTTCGACACGGTCTATGCGGCCTACATAGAGCACCTGCAGGAGCAGCTCAAATCGCCGGGTAGTAGTATCCCCATCCAGACCATGACCGGCGCCAAGGCCCTGATTACGGCCATCAAAAATGGCGACACCATCGTCATGCAGCATGATCCTTCCCAGTACACTTTCTCTATCGCCAAAAAGTGGACGGCCCAGGTAGCTGGCCTCTATGAGCGGGCCGAGGACGTCGTGCCCATGAACCAGAAAATGCTGGAAATCGGCGGCCCCAATGCCTCCTTGCAGTGGGCCCTTTTCCGGCATTTCAAGTCCTTCGAGCAAAAACTTTTTCCCGCCGAGCAAAACCCCGATGCCGCCGCTCTGGCCCCCATCCCGGCTGCCGATGGACTAGCCCGCTTCGTCCTCATCATCGACGAGGTAAACCGCGGCAACGTAGCCAGTATTTTTGGGGAACTGATTACCCTGCTCGAAGACGATAAGCGCGCTGGCCAGTCCGATGAACAGTCTGTGCAGCTGCCCTATTCAAAAGCGCCATTCACAGTTCCCCCCAATCTGCACCTGCTGGGCACCATGAACACCGCCGACCGCAGCGTCGAGGCTCTTGATACGGCCCTTCGTCGGCGTTTTGCCTTTACCGAAATGCCGCCGCTACCACAGTTGCTCAGCCCTGCGCAGATGGTTGCCCGCCTGTGGTGGCGTTATGAGAACGTAAGCTGGTCTGATAAAAGCTACCGCGCCGCCGAGCTTCCTCTGTATGAGCTACTGGGCTGCCCCCTGGCAACCGAAGTGGAACAGGCTCCCCTATGGAAGGCTGTTCAAAAGGGACAGGAGCCGGCTCTGGTACTGCAGACCGTGAACTTCACCGGCGTCAACCTGCAGCTCCTGCTGCAAGTCATCAACAAGCGCCTTGAGTACCTGCTCGGCCGTGATTACCGCCTCGGCCACGCCTGGCTGATGAACGTGGGCAGCCTCGAACAGCTGCGACTGGCTTTCCGCAATAAGATCATTCCCCAGCTCCAGGAATACTTCTATGGCAACTGGGGCCGCATCGGCCAGATCCTGGGGCCAGATTTCGTGATCAAAACGGCCGACGCCGATTCGCCCTTGCTGGAGTTTGGCGATGAGCCCGACGGAGAGGGGAGAAGCCTCTACGAAATCAGTCAGGCCGACTGGACAGTCCAGAACTTCCGGAATATATATACCCAAAAGCCATGA